The sequence GGTGAAATCCACGGTTGGCATAAACTGTCCGGGATCAAACAGGGCCACACTCACAAGGATCAGAGCAAAAGCAGCCCATGCCTTGTCTATCTTTGCCAAGCGCTGGCCAAGTGGTGATGGGGTTTGAGTTGTGTCAGCCATGAGTGTGGTCCTCGTTGGGGCTGATGCTGTCGGCGCAGCATTCTTTGAGAAGGAAAGAAGAAAGATCCCGCACCGCGTCATAGGCAACAGCAGCGCAAATGATCGACCGCCCTTGTTTTTGCTGTTTGACCAGGCCGGCTTGCGTCAGAATTTTCATGTGGTGCGTCAAAGTGGAGCCAGTCACTCCGCTGCGTTGCCCGAGTTCGCCAATGGAAAGTCCGTCCGAGCCGGCACGCACAAGGCAGCGCAAGACGGAAAGCCTCTGTTCCGAACCAAGCGCAGCGAAGGTCGAAGCGGCAATTTCCAGAGAGATGTCTGTTGGATCTGTATGTTTCATGTTTCTAGAATTATCGAAATGATTTTGTTGCGCAAGCATTATTTCGATAATTGTCGAAATAAAGTTTTGACGGTATCACAAGCTCATGGAATTGCTTGAAG is a genomic window of Shimia isoporae containing:
- a CDS encoding ArsR/SmtB family transcription factor; the protein is MKHTDPTDISLEIAASTFAALGSEQRLSVLRCLVRAGSDGLSIGELGQRSGVTGSTLTHHMKILTQAGLVKQQKQGRSIICAAVAYDAVRDLSSFLLKECCADSISPNEDHTHG